In Phaeobacter piscinae, one genomic interval encodes:
- the ettA gene encoding energy-dependent translational throttle protein EttA, protein MAAYQYVYHMQGVSKTYPGGKKCFENIHLSFLPGVKIGVVGVNGAGKSTLMKIMAGLDTDFTGEAWAAEGAKVGYLPQEPKLDESLTVRENVMLGVAGKKAILDRYNELAMNYSDETAEEMAELQDKIDAENLWDLDSQIDVSMEALRCPPDDAEIANLSGGERRRVALCKLLLEAPDMLLLDEPTNHLDAETIAWLQQHLIDYKGTILCVTHDRYFLDDITGWILELDRGRGIPYEGNYSAWLEQKAKRLEQEAREDKSKQKTLERELEWMRQGAKARQAKSKARINAYNDLASQSEREKLTRAQIVIPNGPRLGSKVIEVEGISKHYGDKQLVEGLSFDLPPGGIVGVIGPNGAGKSTLFRMLTGQEQPDEGNVSYGDTVKLSYVDQSRDDLDDNETVWEAISGGAEIIELGDAQVNSRAYCSSFNFKGGDQQKKLSLLSGGERNRVHMARLLKEGGNVLLLDEPTNDLDVETLRALEDALVDFAGCAVVISHDRFFLDRICTHILAFEGDAHVEWFEGNFEDYEEDKKRRLGPDALEPKRLKHKKFVR, encoded by the coding sequence ATGGCCGCCTATCAATACGTCTACCACATGCAGGGGGTCTCCAAGACCTATCCCGGTGGCAAGAAATGCTTTGAAAACATTCACCTGTCCTTTCTCCCCGGTGTGAAAATCGGTGTTGTCGGCGTCAACGGCGCTGGTAAATCGACGCTGATGAAAATCATGGCCGGTCTGGATACCGATTTCACCGGCGAAGCCTGGGCGGCTGAGGGCGCCAAGGTTGGCTATCTGCCACAGGAGCCGAAGCTGGACGAAAGCCTCACCGTGCGTGAAAACGTCATGCTGGGCGTGGCTGGGAAGAAGGCGATCCTGGACCGCTACAACGAGCTGGCGATGAACTACTCGGACGAGACCGCCGAGGAGATGGCCGAACTGCAGGACAAGATCGACGCCGAGAACCTCTGGGATCTGGACAGCCAGATCGACGTCTCGATGGAGGCGCTGCGCTGCCCGCCGGATGATGCGGAAATCGCCAACCTCTCGGGCGGTGAACGCCGCCGGGTGGCGCTGTGCAAACTGCTCCTTGAAGCGCCCGATATGCTGCTTCTTGACGAACCGACCAACCACCTTGATGCGGAAACCATCGCCTGGCTGCAGCAGCATCTGATCGACTACAAAGGCACCATCCTCTGCGTTACCCACGACCGCTATTTCCTCGATGATATCACTGGCTGGATCCTCGAACTGGACCGTGGCCGGGGCATTCCTTATGAGGGCAACTACTCCGCCTGGCTGGAACAGAAGGCCAAACGTCTGGAGCAGGAAGCGCGCGAAGACAAATCCAAGCAGAAGACGCTGGAACGCGAGCTGGAGTGGATGCGTCAGGGCGCGAAGGCCCGTCAGGCCAAGTCCAAGGCCCGGATCAACGCCTATAACGATCTGGCCAGCCAGTCCGAGCGGGAGAAGCTGACCCGCGCCCAGATCGTCATCCCCAATGGCCCGCGTCTTGGCTCCAAGGTGATCGAGGTTGAAGGCATTTCCAAACACTACGGCGACAAGCAACTGGTTGAGGGGCTGTCTTTTGACCTGCCCCCCGGCGGCATCGTCGGTGTGATCGGCCCCAACGGCGCGGGTAAATCAACCCTGTTCCGCATGCTGACCGGTCAGGAACAGCCCGATGAGGGCAATGTCAGCTACGGCGACACCGTGAAGCTGTCCTATGTGGATCAGTCGCGCGACGATCTGGATGACAACGAAACCGTCTGGGAAGCGATTTCCGGCGGTGCTGAAATCATCGAACTGGGCGACGCGCAGGTCAATTCACGCGCCTATTGCTCTTCGTTTAACTTCAAGGGCGGCGATCAACAGAAAAAATTGAGCCTCCTGTCCGGTGGTGAGCGCAACCGCGTTCACATGGCGCGCCTGCTGAAAGAGGGCGGCAACGTTCTCCTGCTCGACGAACCGACCAACGACCTGGACGTGGAAACCCTGCGGGCGTTGGAAGACGCGCTGGTGGATTTCGCGGGCTGCGCCGTGGTGATTTCGCACGACCGTTTCTTCCTCGACCGGATCTGTACGCATATCCTAGCGTTTGAGGGTGACGCCCATGTGGAGTGGTTCGAGGGCAACTTCGAGGACTACGAAGAGGACAAGAAACGCCGTCTGGGCCCTGATGCACTGGAGCCCAAGCGGTTGAAGCACAAGAAGTTTGTGCGGTGA
- the trxC gene encoding thioredoxin TrxC yields MGAKTLTCLSCAQLNRVPEDRLAADPKCGTCGAALIPAGPVDVDPATLQKAAAQDDLPLVVDFWAPWCGPCKMMAPDFAKAAKSLKGQVRLVKLNTQTHQSTGARYRIKGIPTLVRFARGKEQKRQAGAMRAGQIISWAKG; encoded by the coding sequence ATGGGCGCCAAAACCCTGACCTGCCTCAGCTGTGCGCAGCTGAACCGTGTGCCGGAGGACCGTCTGGCCGCGGATCCCAAATGCGGCACCTGTGGCGCGGCGCTGATCCCGGCGGGGCCGGTGGATGTCGATCCGGCAACCCTGCAAAAGGCTGCGGCACAGGATGATCTGCCACTGGTGGTGGATTTCTGGGCGCCTTGGTGTGGCCCTTGCAAGATGATGGCGCCGGATTTTGCCAAGGCGGCAAAATCGCTGAAGGGCCAAGTGCGGCTGGTCAAGCTGAACACCCAGACCCATCAGTCCACTGGCGCGCGCTATCGTATCAAGGGGATCCCGACACTGGTGCGCTTTGCCCGTGGCAAGGAGCAGAAACGACAAGCCGGCGCCATGCGGGCAGGGCAGATCATCAGCTGGGCCAAGGGGTAG
- a CDS encoding L,D-transpeptidase, whose amino-acid sequence MLSRRAFLASSAAASLWPQIGSAETVFDPTPQEVRIKKQFAPGQILVLPRSYYLYYVTEPRRARRYGVGVGRAGLEFTGTAVIQAKKEWPTWRPTPEMIERDPRSYARFVDNKYIQPGGTDNPLGARALYLFQNGIDTYFRIHGTNQPQTIGHSVSNGCIRMTNEHIVDLYERVPLGTVVTVL is encoded by the coding sequence ATGTTGTCACGCCGCGCCTTTCTGGCCAGCTCCGCCGCAGCCTCGCTCTGGCCCCAGATCGGGTCAGCCGAAACGGTCTTTGATCCGACCCCGCAAGAGGTCCGCATCAAGAAGCAATTCGCCCCCGGGCAGATCCTTGTGCTGCCGCGATCCTATTACCTTTATTATGTGACGGAGCCGCGACGGGCGCGACGTTACGGGGTTGGGGTTGGTCGCGCGGGTCTCGAATTCACCGGCACCGCCGTTATTCAGGCCAAGAAAGAATGGCCGACCTGGCGTCCCACGCCCGAGATGATCGAGCGCGATCCACGCAGCTATGCCCGCTTTGTCGATAATAAATACATTCAGCCCGGTGGCACCGACAATCCGCTGGGCGCGCGCGCGCTTTACCTGTTTCAGAACGGCATCGACACCTATTTCCGCATTCACGGCACCAATCAGCCGCAGACCATCGGGCATTCTGTCTCCAACGGCTGTATCCGCATGACGAATGAGCATATTGTCGATCTCTATGAGCGGGTGCCATTGGGAACCGTGGTGACGGTGCTCTGA
- a CDS encoding cold-shock protein — MATGTVKWFNTTKGYGFIAPDAGGSDVFVHISAVERSGLTGLADNQKVTYELQPGRDGRESAVNIELA, encoded by the coding sequence ATGGCCACAGGCACCGTCAAATGGTTCAACACCACCAAAGGCTACGGTTTCATCGCACCCGATGCGGGTGGCAGCGATGTATTTGTACATATTTCTGCGGTAGAGCGGTCCGGGCTGACCGGCCTCGCCGACAATCAGAAAGTCACCTATGAGCTGCAACCGGGCCGTGATGGCCGCGAGTCTGCGGTGAATATCGAACTGGCCTGA
- a CDS encoding arylesterase, with translation MRKMIAGLIFMLTAAIAQADPVRVAALGDSLVQGYGLPQGQGWVPQLQRWLGEKGAEVRLINAGVSGDTTAGGAARIDWTLADGPDALIVALGGNDLLRGLAPSESRANLTRILEVAEANAVPVLLVGIQAPGNYGADFKAEFDAIFPDLARDYDTLLHADSLAGIRAATGDDIQAAAQYLQEDGIHPNAEGVALNVAAIGPKVLELIELAKQ, from the coding sequence ATGCGCAAGATGATAGCAGGACTGATTTTTATGTTAACTGCGGCAATTGCGCAGGCAGATCCGGTGCGCGTTGCAGCGCTGGGGGACAGTCTGGTGCAGGGCTATGGCCTGCCGCAGGGGCAGGGCTGGGTGCCGCAGCTGCAACGCTGGCTGGGGGAAAAAGGGGCCGAGGTGCGGCTGATCAATGCCGGGGTTTCTGGCGATACCACCGCAGGCGGCGCCGCCCGGATTGACTGGACGCTGGCGGACGGACCGGATGCGCTGATCGTGGCCCTTGGGGGCAATGATCTGCTGCGCGGCCTTGCGCCATCCGAAAGCCGTGCCAATCTCACCCGCATTCTGGAGGTCGCAGAGGCCAATGCGGTTCCGGTGCTGCTGGTTGGCATACAGGCACCGGGCAATTACGGCGCGGATTTCAAGGCTGAGTTCGACGCGATCTTTCCAGATCTCGCGCGGGATTATGACACGTTGCTTCACGCAGACAGCCTCGCCGGTATTCGGGCCGCAACCGGGGATGATATTCAGGCTGCTGCGCAATATCTGCAGGAGGACGGGATTCACCCCAATGCCGAAGGCGTGGCGTTGAATGTGGCCGCCATCGGTCCGAAGGTACTGGAACTGATCGAGTTGGCAAAGCAGTAG
- a CDS encoding ABC transporter ATP-binding protein, with product MQSSTIPSSDPILNLQHASLSLVGNTGPVEILHDISLAVESGETLGLIGPSGSGKSSLLMVMGGLEQATGGTVSALGQDLTAMDEDALARFRRDNMGVVFQSFHLIPTMTALENVATPLELAGHKDAFDRAQAELEAVGLGHRAGHFPAQMSGGEQQRVALARALVTRPRILLADEPTGNLDATNGDAIMDLLFDLRDRYGATLIMVTHAPELAARCDRVIRLRDGRLDQDAAREAAE from the coding sequence ATGCAGTCCAGCACGATCCCCTCATCCGATCCCATTCTGAACCTCCAACATGCGTCTTTGTCACTGGTTGGCAATACCGGACCTGTCGAAATTCTACATGATATCTCATTGGCGGTGGAGAGCGGAGAAACCCTGGGCCTGATCGGCCCCTCCGGCTCTGGCAAATCCTCTCTCCTGATGGTGATGGGGGGGCTGGAGCAGGCCACCGGCGGCACCGTCTCGGCGCTGGGACAGGATCTGACGGCGATGGATGAAGATGCGCTGGCGCGCTTTCGCCGTGACAATATGGGCGTCGTTTTTCAGAGCTTTCACCTGATCCCGACCATGACCGCGCTGGAAAATGTGGCCACACCGCTGGAGCTTGCCGGTCACAAGGATGCCTTTGATCGCGCGCAAGCTGAACTGGAGGCGGTCGGACTGGGCCATCGCGCGGGCCATTTCCCGGCGCAGATGTCCGGAGGCGAACAGCAGCGCGTGGCGCTGGCCCGCGCTCTGGTCACCCGCCCCCGCATCCTGCTGGCGGATGAGCCGACCGGCAATCTGGATGCGACCAATGGCGATGCGATCATGGACCTGCTGTTTGACCTGCGCGACCGCTATGGGGCGACGCTGATCATGGTGACCCATGCGCCGGAACTGGCGGCGCGCTGTGACCGGGTGATCCGGCTGCGCGACGGGCGACTGGATCAGGACGCCGCGCGTGAGGCCGCTGAATGA
- a CDS encoding ABC transporter permease codes for MSPSALSLATRFAKRELRGGLSGFRVFLICLALGVAVIAGIGSLRSAIQTGLSEEGAVLLGGDAELGFTYRRATTEEQAWMEARALARSEIIDFRSMATVGDERALTQVKAVDDAYPLVGTVTLSPEMPLETALAGTGDLPGGVMQRVLADRLGLSVGDEFTLGSQRFALTALLETEPDAASAGFTLGPRTLVRTEDLAQSGLLQPGTLFSSKYRLTLPPDTDLEQLKIHAEAEYDNSGMRWTDARNGAPGIATFVERLAGFLVLVGLSGLAVGGIGVSAAVRAYLAGKTATIATLRTLGADRRTIFLTYFLQIGALALLGIAIGLLIGGLAPVLLGPLIAAQLPFPAVFGISVPALSEAALYGLLTAFVFALWPLARAERIRAAALFRDALDSRSRWPAPRYILATAIAVAVLIGAAALFSGAVELTLWTAGGLIGALAVLLLAALVLSWIARRSAPLARGNPALRWALSAIGTSRDGAVPTVLALGLGLTVLAAIGQVDGNMRRAIEGNLPDVAPSYFFVDIQRDQMPDFLTRVEGDPAVERVQSAPMLRGVLTNINDQPATEVAGDHWVVRGDRGITYAAKQPETTQIVAGAWWPEDYTGPPQVSFAREEAEELGLDLGDTLTINVLGRDITATITSLREVDFSTAGMGFVMVLNESALAGAPHSYIATVYAEQEAEAQILRDLAKAMPNITAVRVRDALDRVSDILRQLASATAYGAAATLLTGFMVLIGTAAAGEPARRYEAAVLKTLGASRRRILISFALRSVFLGAGAGLVALIAGMSGAWAINTYVFESDYQVIWGNALAIISGGILTTLLAGLAFAWGPLQVRPARILRARD; via the coding sequence ATGAGCCCCTCTGCCCTGTCGCTGGCCACGCGGTTTGCCAAGCGCGAGCTGCGCGGTGGTCTGTCTGGGTTTCGTGTTTTCCTGATCTGTCTGGCGCTGGGGGTTGCGGTGATAGCCGGGATCGGCTCCCTGCGCTCGGCGATCCAGACCGGGCTGAGCGAGGAAGGCGCGGTGCTGCTGGGCGGCGACGCCGAGCTGGGCTTTACCTATCGGCGCGCCACCACTGAGGAACAGGCCTGGATGGAGGCCCGCGCCCTCGCCCGGTCTGAAATCATTGATTTCCGGTCCATGGCGACAGTGGGCGACGAACGCGCGCTGACGCAGGTAAAGGCCGTGGATGACGCCTATCCGCTGGTGGGCACAGTGACCCTCTCACCCGAAATGCCGCTGGAGACCGCGCTGGCAGGAACAGGGGATTTACCCGGCGGTGTGATGCAGCGGGTTCTGGCGGATCGGCTCGGCCTGTCGGTTGGCGATGAATTCACCCTTGGCAGCCAGCGATTTGCTCTGACGGCGCTATTGGAGACTGAACCTGATGCGGCCAGCGCAGGCTTCACTCTTGGGCCGCGGACGCTTGTGCGCACAGAGGACCTGGCGCAATCCGGCCTCTTGCAGCCCGGCACGTTGTTTTCCAGCAAATACCGGCTGACCCTGCCCCCGGATACCGATCTGGAGCAGCTGAAAATTCATGCCGAGGCAGAGTATGACAACAGCGGCATGCGCTGGACCGATGCCCGTAATGGCGCGCCGGGCATTGCCACCTTTGTCGAGCGGCTGGCCGGGTTTCTGGTGCTGGTTGGCCTCTCCGGGCTGGCGGTGGGCGGGATTGGCGTCTCCGCCGCGGTGCGCGCCTATCTGGCGGGCAAAACCGCGACCATCGCCACCCTACGCACGCTTGGCGCCGACCGCCGGACGATCTTCCTGACGTATTTTCTGCAAATCGGTGCGCTGGCGCTGTTGGGCATCGCGATTGGCCTTCTGATCGGCGGGCTGGCTCCGGTGCTGCTGGGACCGCTGATTGCGGCGCAGCTGCCGTTTCCTGCGGTCTTTGGCATCTCGGTTCCCGCCCTCAGCGAGGCAGCCCTCTATGGTTTGCTGACGGCCTTTGTCTTTGCGCTCTGGCCGCTGGCCCGGGCGGAACGGATCCGGGCGGCGGCGCTGTTTCGCGATGCGCTGGACAGCCGCAGCCGCTGGCCCGCGCCCCGGTATATTCTGGCCACCGCTATTGCTGTCGCGGTGCTGATCGGCGCAGCGGCCCTGTTCAGCGGCGCGGTTGAGCTGACGCTCTGGACTGCGGGCGGGCTGATTGGTGCGCTGGCAGTGCTCTTGCTGGCGGCACTGGTGCTGAGCTGGATCGCGCGCCGCTCCGCGCCCTTGGCCCGTGGCAACCCGGCGCTGCGTTGGGCGCTCTCCGCGATCGGGACTTCCCGCGATGGCGCCGTGCCAACGGTGCTGGCGCTGGGGCTTGGCCTGACGGTGCTGGCGGCCATCGGTCAGGTCGATGGCAATATGCGCCGTGCGATTGAGGGCAACCTGCCCGATGTGGCCCCCTCCTACTTCTTTGTTGATATCCAGCGAGACCAGATGCCGGACTTCCTCACCCGCGTTGAGGGCGATCCGGCTGTGGAGCGAGTGCAGAGCGCGCCGATGCTGCGCGGGGTGCTCACCAACATCAACGATCAGCCCGCGACCGAGGTGGCCGGCGATCACTGGGTGGTGCGCGGCGATCGCGGCATCACCTATGCCGCGAAACAGCCCGAAACAACGCAGATCGTGGCTGGCGCATGGTGGCCTGAGGATTACACAGGTCCGCCACAGGTCAGCTTTGCCCGCGAGGAGGCCGAGGAACTGGGGCTGGATCTGGGAGACACGCTAACGATCAACGTGCTGGGCCGCGACATCACTGCGACAATCACCAGCCTGCGCGAGGTGGATTTCTCCACCGCCGGCATGGGGTTTGTCATGGTGCTGAACGAAAGCGCCCTGGCAGGAGCGCCGCACAGCTATATCGCCACGGTTTATGCCGAGCAGGAGGCCGAGGCGCAGATCCTGAGGGATCTGGCCAAGGCAATGCCGAATATTACCGCCGTCCGGGTGCGGGATGCGCTGGACCGCGTGTCAGACATCCTGCGGCAGCTGGCCTCCGCCACCGCTTATGGAGCGGCAGCCACCCTACTTACCGGGTTCATGGTTCTGATCGGCACCGCCGCGGCCGGGGAACCGGCCCGCCGCTATGAGGCCGCTGTGCTGAAAACACTGGGTGCATCCAGACGCCGCATTCTGATCAGCTTCGCCCTCAGGTCGGTATTTCTGGGAGCAGGCGCCGGATTGGTGGCGCTGATTGCGGGAATGAGCGGTGCCTGGGCGATCAACACCTATGTGTTCGAGAGCGACTATCAGGTGATCTGGGGCAACGCGCTGGCGATCATCAGCGGTGGCATCCTGACCACGCTGCTGGCCGGGCTTGCCTTTGCCTGGGGGCCGCTTCAGGTGCGCCCTGCACGGATCCTGCGGGCGCGCGACTAG
- a CDS encoding RrF2 family transcriptional regulator: protein MRITKRTNIAVRLLMYCAAHADRLVTKSEIAARCNISENHLAQVINQLAQLGYLHTQRGRNGGMSLGKPAVEIGIGDVFRDVEGTVPMVECFADADNTCPLVSACRLRLALSEAAQAFYQSLDGITLEALICDNDDLFALFQPPVTASCARYVN, encoded by the coding sequence ATGCGGATCACAAAACGGACAAATATTGCAGTGCGGCTGTTGATGTACTGTGCGGCCCATGCGGACCGCCTGGTCACCAAATCGGAAATTGCGGCGCGCTGCAATATCTCCGAGAACCATTTGGCGCAGGTGATCAACCAATTGGCGCAATTGGGATATCTGCATACCCAACGGGGCCGCAATGGCGGCATGTCACTGGGCAAGCCTGCGGTAGAAATTGGCATTGGCGATGTGTTCCGCGATGTCGAGGGCACGGTGCCGATGGTTGAGTGTTTTGCCGATGCCGACAATACCTGCCCGCTGGTGTCGGCCTGCCGGTTGCGCCTTGCCTTGTCGGAGGCCGCGCAGGCCTTCTACCAGTCGTTGGATGGCATCACGCTGGAGGCGCTGATCTGTGACAATGACGACCTGTTTGCGCTGTTTCAGCCGCCCGTCACCGCCAGCTGCGCGCGCTATGTGAATTAG
- a CDS encoding gamma-glutamylcyclotransferase family protein yields the protein MPAPLPPAPYFFGYGSLVNTRTHAYGQARPARLSGWRRAWVQTDLRQVAYLSAVPCADSRIDGLVAEVPGADWAALDDREFGYDRLAARDSVQHDLAPETEVAVYAIPANSQRAASLRHPILLSYLDVVIQGYLDVFGTEGVADFIRTTDGWDTPILNDRAAPSYPRAQVLTTDERDLVDHHLTALGAQLIEADQ from the coding sequence ATGCCCGCCCCCCTTCCCCCAGCCCCCTATTTCTTTGGCTACGGCAGCTTGGTGAACACGCGCACCCATGCCTATGGGCAGGCCCGTCCGGCCCGGCTCAGCGGCTGGCGGCGGGCCTGGGTGCAGACCGATCTGCGCCAGGTGGCCTATCTCTCTGCGGTGCCCTGCGCCGATAGCCGCATCGACGGGCTGGTCGCCGAAGTCCCCGGCGCGGATTGGGCGGCCCTGGATGACCGCGAGTTCGGCTATGATCGTCTGGCGGCGCGGGACTCGGTGCAGCATGATCTGGCGCCGGAGACTGAGGTTGCCGTCTATGCGATCCCCGCCAACAGTCAGCGTGCAGCCAGCCTGCGCCATCCGATCCTGCTGAGCTACCTTGATGTGGTGATCCAAGGCTATCTCGATGTCTTTGGCACCGAAGGCGTTGCCGATTTCATCCGCACGACCGATGGCTGGGACACACCAATTCTGAATGACCGCGCCGCCCCCAGCTATCCCCGGGCACAGGTGCTGACCACGGATGAACGTGATCTGGTGGATCATCACCTGACTGCGCTGGGTGCACAACTGATCGAGGCGGATCAGTGA
- a CDS encoding DUF2254 domain-containing protein — protein MISRTLLYIRRITRQLWFRVVLISACSLLALAIAPWLTPFIPEDLGERFGREAALPVLNILASGMLAVTTFSLNVMVSAYRTAAATATPRVYRLLLEDTITQSVLATFVGGFVFSLSAVILFRAGFYSEDAAIVVFAITVGVVALIVGAILRWIDHLSGLGSMDHTLRLIEERSRTSLRQRADAPCLDAQRAEDDTRFQADGTAIPAQASGFVRFVDVAQLQTLAEEADTQIAIHRTPGEFVLRGRPVAYAKSGDEDLCKAASRCIEIGDVRSFDQDPSFGLTLLAETAQRALSPGVNDPGTALEVMGRLERLLWENTPDEDAQTGRDPSFDRVLMPAISARHLLSCAFPPIAHAGGDDPAVIDWMDKALTALGHHPNPAMAKAATKMRAQRSDR, from the coding sequence GTGATCTCACGCACGCTTCTCTACATTCGGCGGATCACCCGGCAGCTGTGGTTCCGCGTGGTGCTGATCTCGGCCTGTTCCCTGCTGGCACTGGCCATCGCGCCCTGGCTCACACCGTTTATCCCCGAGGATCTGGGAGAGCGGTTCGGACGCGAGGCCGCCCTACCGGTGCTGAATATCCTCGCCTCCGGCATGTTGGCCGTGACCACATTTTCGCTGAATGTTATGGTCTCTGCCTATCGCACCGCCGCCGCCACCGCGACCCCGCGGGTGTACCGCCTGCTGCTGGAGGACACGATCACCCAGAGCGTGCTGGCCACCTTCGTCGGCGGATTTGTGTTCAGCCTGAGCGCGGTGATCCTGTTTCGGGCCGGGTTCTACAGCGAGGATGCGGCCATCGTGGTCTTTGCCATCACGGTCGGAGTTGTGGCGCTTATCGTCGGGGCGATTTTGCGCTGGATTGATCACCTATCGGGGCTTGGCAGCATGGATCACACCCTGCGCCTGATCGAGGAGCGCAGCCGCACCAGCCTGCGCCAGCGCGCCGATGCCCCCTGTCTGGACGCGCAACGCGCCGAGGATGACACCCGGTTTCAGGCAGACGGCACAGCTATCCCGGCGCAGGCGTCGGGTTTCGTGCGATTTGTGGATGTCGCGCAGCTGCAGACATTGGCAGAAGAGGCCGACACCCAGATTGCGATCCATCGCACGCCGGGAGAATTCGTGCTGCGCGGGCGGCCCGTGGCCTATGCGAAATCCGGGGATGAGGACCTGTGCAAGGCCGCCAGCCGCTGCATCGAAATCGGCGATGTGCGCAGTTTTGATCAAGATCCCTCATTTGGGCTGACCTTGCTTGCGGAAACCGCCCAACGGGCGCTCTCCCCCGGGGTCAATGACCCCGGCACCGCGCTGGAGGTCATGGGGCGATTGGAACGGCTGCTGTGGGAGAATACCCCGGATGAGGACGCGCAGACCGGGCGGGATCCATCCTTTGACCGGGTACTCATGCCTGCCATATCCGCCCGGCATCTTCTGTCCTGCGCCTTCCCGCCCATTGCCCACGCCGGAGGGGATGACCCGGCGGTAATTGACTGGATGGACAAAGCCCTCACGGCGCTGGGGCACCATCCTAACCCGGCCATGGCCAAAGCCGCCACAAAGATGCGGGCGCAGCGCTCTGATCGCTGA